Below is a window of Spirochaetota bacterium DNA.
TTTCCACTGCGGCCGGCCGATACCCTTCTTTTGCGGTAATCTGGCAGAGGGCGTCCCTGAGCCTCGCGTCATCTTCGACTATCAGTATGCTTTTATTCATATTACTTCTCCCCGGGGCTATCCTTCCTGTTTCACAACAGGCAATTCAATGGTAAAGGTCGTTCCCGTGTGTATGCCGCTTACTTCACCGTCCTCAACGGCGCTGCTGATAACGCGGATATTTCCTCCCGCTTTTCTTATCATTTCATAACTAATATAGAGTCCCAGCCCGGTTCTTTCACCGCTGGGTTTTGTGGAAAAGAACGGATCAAATATCTTTCCGATTATTGATTGTGGTATTCCCGCTCCGCTGTCCCGGATATCGATTTTTACCATATTCGTGATCGGGGTAAACCAGGTCTTGATCTTCAAGGTCCCTCCGCCTTTCATCGCTTCAACGGCATTGGTGAACATGTTCATGATCGCCTGGTGAACGATGCTCTCATTGCACAGCGCTTTGGGCAGTACTTCCTGGAAATTAACGGATACCGAAATGCCGTTTTCCCTGAAATATTTTTCGGTCATTTTAACCAGGCCCTTCAACACGTCATTTATGTCTACTTCCTGCAATTCTAGTGATGAGCGGCGGGAAAAGCTCATCAGGTTTTTTATAATCGAGCCGCACCGTGTAAGCTCTTCCACGGCTATACTCATTGATGATAGGTCGTCCGAGGGGTATTGTTCTCTCAGTTTTTCATGCAATAGCTGCGTATAGATGAGCGCGTTAGCAAGGGGATTGTTCAATTCGTGGGCGATGCCTGATGTTATCACCCCCATGGAAGATAGTTTTTCGTTCTGTAAAATCATCATCTCCAGCTCTTTTTCATGATCATACGATTTCTGAAGCATTTTAATCAGCATGTTCGCGGCAACATAGCCGATCCCGCCTGTGATTACAAAGCTTGCCACGATGAACAGCAGCAGGTACAGGCGCAGCGTATTCACCCTTGATAGAATTTCATCTGTATTCTGCTTAACGGTAAGGAGCCAGCCGTAACGATTAATGCTTTTTGTCGCTTGAAAATACCTGTTTCCTTTTTCGTCAATATATTCTCCAGATATTAATTCACCTTGTTTAAGCAATTTAACTTTGTCCGATATGCTCACCGCTCTTAACCGTGATCTCCCGGTCTTGTGATTTATGACACGGCCTTCCTTGTCTGTAAGAGTTAAATATCCGGTTTCACCAAAGCTTACATTGTTTAAATGATCATTTATCGTGCTGAAATCAATAATTCCGATCATTCTGTAGAGCGGTGTGTTTGATTTGTCGGTTATTGGCATAGAAAGCGCTATACAGTTGCCTTCATATGATCTGCTGGAACAGGGCAAAATACAATCGTTGATGTTATGGGCGGCTGTGTTATTCAAATCGGGCATATTATTGTCAATAGAATCTTTTTTTGACTCTATCCTGAATAATAAATCCCCCTGGTTGCCGTAAATTATTATAGCACGATAAACGCCGTAAGCCTCCATAATTCGCTGGAGTCTGTTATAAACGCTGTTATAGTTATACTTGTCCTCAAGGACCACTTTTCCCATCAGTCGCATGTCCGCTTCACGTTCGTTTATAAAACGGTTTATTACATGAGAATTGCCGTTAATGATAGTAGTAAAATGACTCGCGACATTTTCCCGAATTAATGTCTGGCCTTTAATATAGAAAATAATGCCAAGGCACAGCAGTGGCACGGTTGAAATTGTGACAAAAACAAGCAGTATGATCCATTTTAGGCGTTGCAGATTCATAATTATTATTACAAAATCAGCATGGTATATGTATCGTTGTAAACGATTAGAATATGAATGTCAAGGACTACTGTGATAATTTATCCGGCCGGGATCATCAATCGGCGGTGACGGGTG
It encodes the following:
- a CDS encoding Cache 3/Cache 2 fusion domain-containing protein gives rise to the protein MNLQRLKWIILLVFVTISTVPLLCLGIIFYIKGQTLIRENVASHFTTIINGNSHVINRFINEREADMRLMGKVVLEDKYNYNSVYNRLQRIMEAYGVYRAIIIYGNQGDLLFRIESKKDSIDNNMPDLNNTAAHNINDCILPCSSRSYEGNCIALSMPITDKSNTPLYRMIGIIDFSTINDHLNNVSFGETGYLTLTDKEGRVINHKTGRSRLRAVSISDKVKLLKQGELISGEYIDEKGNRYFQATKSINRYGWLLTVKQNTDEILSRVNTLRLYLLLFIVASFVITGGIGYVAANMLIKMLQKSYDHEKELEMMILQNEKLSSMGVITSGIAHELNNPLANALIYTQLLHEKLREQYPSDDLSSMSIAVEELTRCGSIIKNLMSFSRRSSLELQEVDINDVLKGLVKMTEKYFRENGISVSVNFQEVLPKALCNESIVHQAIMNMFTNAVEAMKGGGTLKIKTWFTPITNMVKIDIRDSGAGIPQSIIGKIFDPFFSTKPSGERTGLGLYISYEMIRKAGGNIRVISSAVEDGEVSGIHTGTTFTIELPVVKQEG